The bacterium genome contains the following window.
ATTTAACATCAAATTCATTTTCAATCTTTTTACCGCGTGTATACATCATCGCAATTAATGGCATACCAAATTCCTGACTTTCCTCCCCTACCCTGCCTAAAATAGTCAACATTTCTCTTTCGTTAGCCGCACCTAAATTTACATGGACAGAAACCGCATCAGCACCTAATTGAATTGCCTCTTTGACACTACACACCTGCACCTTATCACTTGAATCAGGACCTAAAACCGTACTGGCAGAAAGGTGAATAATCAAGCCAATATCTTTGCCTCCACCACGGTAGCCTGCATTTACCATACCTTTATGCAAAATGACGGCATTAGCACCACCTTCCACTATCTTACCAACAGCCTCACGCATATTCTCTAATCCTGGTATGGGTCCCATCGTTACGCCATGGTCCATAGGGATAATGACCGTACGTTTAGAGTCACGATTAATTATTCGTTCTAATCTGATATTTTTTCCAATCATTACTGAAACCTCCTTGAAAATTGGTAACTGGTAACTGGTAATTGGTAATTGGTAACTGGTAATTGGTAACTAATTACCAATTCTGGAGGCGGGGGGAGGATTTAAACCTCCGTGCGCCGCCCTGCAAGCGGCTGCATAGTCACTCTGCCACCCCGCCATGAAATTAACCTATCTCTTTTTGTCTTGAATTTTAAACATAATCAGGGAAGCAATACCCGCTAGTATTGGTATTCCAAGAAGAATAAGAAGATTCCCTACCTGCTCCATATTCTCCATATTATTCACCTCTCTATATCTTTTGGGATTACATAATACGCTAACACGCCAAGTATTACACAGCATATTGCCATGACTAAACTTGAGAGAAATGCAAATTTTCCCGATAAGATACTACTTATCACACCGGCG
Protein-coding sequences here:
- a CDS encoding 2-amino-3,7-dideoxy-D-threo-hept-6-ulosonate synthase — encoded protein: MIGKNIRLERIINRDSKRTVIIPMDHGVTMGPIPGLENMREAVGKIVEGGANAVILHKGMVNAGYRGGGKDIGLIIHLSASTVLGPDSSDKVQVCSVKEAIQLGADAVSVHVNLGAANEREMLTILGRVGEESQEFGMPLIAMMYTRGKKIENEFDVKYVKHTARVGAELGADMVKVNYTGNPQTFAEVVAGCPVPVVIAGGEKVETEAQLFEMVDGAIKGGSAGVSIGRNAFQHRDPVKIVQAISKMVHENYSIAQAMKILK